One window of the Nicotiana tabacum cultivar K326 chromosome 4, ASM71507v2, whole genome shotgun sequence genome contains the following:
- the LOC142179885 gene encoding uncharacterized protein LOC142179885 — translation MLLQITYQDKATQTEPDNTMENILLAMTTLCKKVESIEEEIQILKKTASGQQHDLKNAEIRRSEVSKIPELEGDVEKHLKTHNSLLNAVAGSSTASSLSAKKKEEIKPRYTNTNMNNLFSKPFIQIQNTQKEIFLPPQINTYKESLNQAKKTYNHITRTYIDNIYKIQNFLNKNPRSQTTQNPNEDYITHYLTGYNKLIALPNTNAKLVATCYNYGLLDTVYTQTGQEIATIPEVYRAFMQYKRITKGTLFYIRFYSATAEILYEEIKPIIQVIKIGLTREMLVPEKIEEQEEIEKINIPDFYANKRIIGISTILNELANNYLNQNAIWSYYSREQTMIYSNCREIREPDMEELRQWVLSLLKPEQSTTTRAIRTNFISPELLTRYCKLISHKYPDHICSKCKGEDNIVPDV, via the coding sequence ATGTTGTTGCAGATTACTTATCAAGACAAAGCTACCCAAACTGAACCAGATAATACAATGGAAAATATACTCTTAGCTATGACTACACTTTGTAAAAAAGTGGAAAGCATAGAAGAAGAGATACAGATATTAAAGAAAACAGCTAGTGGTCAGCAGCATGACTTGAAAAATGCGGAGATAAGACGATCGGAAGTCTCTAAAATTCCAGAGCTAGAAGGTGACGTTGAGAAACACCTAAAAACTCATAACAGTTTGTTAAATGCAGTTGCAGGAAGTAGCACAGCTAGCAGTTTATCtgcaaagaaaaaggaagaaattaaacctagatatacaaatacaaatatgaacaatCTATTTTCAAAACCATTCATACAGATCCAAAATACCCAGAAAGAAATATTCCTACCACCACAGATAAACACCTACAAAGAAAGCCTAAACCAAGCCAAAAAGACATACAACCATATAACCCGTACATATATAGACAacatatataaaatacaaaacttcctaaacaaaaatccaagatcCCAAACTACCCAAAATCCAAATGAAGATTATATTACTCATTATCTAACAGGATATAATAAACTAATAGCATTACCAAATACAAATGCAAAACTAGTAGCCACTTGCTACAATTACGGATTACTAGATACAGTATATACACAGACAGGACAAGAAATAGCTACCATACCAGAAGTATACAGAGCATTTATGCAGTACAAAAGAATAACCAAAGGAACACTATTCTATATACGATTCTATTCAGCTACAGCAGAGATACTATATGAAGAAATAaaacccatcatacaagttatcaAGATCGGACTTACAAGAGAAATGCTAGTACcagaaaaaatagaagaacaagaagagatagaaaaaataaatattccagaCTTTTATGCAAATAAAAGGATTATCGGAATATCCACTATACTAAATGAACTAGCAAACAACTACCTAAACCAGAATGCTATTTGGAGTTATTATTCAAGAGAACAGACAATGATATATTCAAACTGCAGAGAAATACGAGAACCAGATATGGAAGAATTAAGACAATGGGTCTTGAGTCTTTTGAAGCCAGAACAATCTACAACcacaagagctataaggacaAATTTTATTTCTCCAGAATTATTAACAAGATATTGCAAGTTAATCAGTCACAAATATCCAGATCACATATGctcaaaatgcaaaggagaagataaTATTGTTCCAGACGTATAA